The following proteins are co-located in the Castanea sativa cultivar Marrone di Chiusa Pesio chromosome 8, ASM4071231v1 genome:
- the LOC142606008 gene encoding uncharacterized protein LOC142606008: MAEVVALLEQERARAPKERFYAWRPPYPLRVLSTPYPERYEPRTFEQYDGRLGSVVEHMSKFINTLGLYAADEDLCLREFSKSLCDHAYTWYIGLKPGSIPTWDDMVDVFCTKYFHEEETVTLATLQAAKQRNKEDLMEYIKRFRDIALDCYDHCEEKTLVEMCMTNIIREYRAILENLEISQFVQLLQKAKKTAQSVRLSSKKRNAPQYHAPLRREYDTPPPVPCTSKELDVLLDRWIADGVFKPNQVARESTEEERRDPRFCRLHNYVQHPTAECLTAKEQKIATEALVSIASRAGVEYLSAEVADDRALLQESTEIIFSDEDMEVGCPDHRRPLYLAASINQIPIKRALVDTGALVNLIPLSILQATGILERKIQGCPMEVIGFGGSGEYTAGHIQLWLKVGPIASLARFHVVKTEVSYHVLLGRPWLHKHRLVPSTYHQCVKGRLNGKMIRIAANPSPFKKAEAHLVETKFYDQWAPSGESSISKPRGTFVPRWEDV; the protein is encoded by the exons ATGGCCGAGGTGGTAGCTCTCTTAGAGCAGGAGAGGGCCAGAGCACCTAAGGAAAGATTCTACGCATGGAGACCTCCTTATCCCTTAAGAGTGCTTAGCACGCCATACCCTGAAAGGTATGAACCACGCACTTTTGAGCAATATGATGGCAGGTTGGGTAGTGTTGTCGAGCACATGAGCAAATTCATCAATACTCTTGGCCTTTATGCGGCAGATGAGGACTTATGTCTGCGGGAGTTTTCCAAATCACTATGCGACCATGCCTACACCTGGTACATAGGCCTAAAACCAGGATCAATCCCAACCTGGGATGACATGGTGGATGTATTTTGCACTAAGTACTTCCACGAAGAGGAAACAGTGACGCTTGCTACTTTGCAAGCTGctaaacaaagaaacaaagaagattTAATGGAGTACATCAAGAGATTCAGAGACATCGCGCTTGATTGCTATGACCATTGTGAGGAAAAGACATTAGTGGAGATGTGTATGACGAATATAATCAGAGAATACAGAGCTATTCTGGAAAACTTGGAGATCTCCCAGTTTGTACAGCTGTTACAGAAAGCCAAAAAGACCGCTCAATCGGTGAGGCTGAGTTCCAAAAAAAGGAACGCCCCGCAGTACCATGCACCCCTAAGGAGGGAGTACGATACCCCTCCACCAGTACCATGCACCTCTAAAGAGCTGGATGTGCTCTTGGACAGGTGGATAGCAGATGGAGTTTTTAAGCCCAATCAAGTTGCTAGGGAATCCACAGAAGAGGAGCGAAGGGACCCACGCTTCTGCCGCTTGCATAATTATGTACAACATCCTACTGCAGAAT GCCTTACAGCAAAAGAGCAAAAGATAGCTACAGAGGCCCTAGTAAGCATTGCTTCCAGGGCAGGAGTAGAATACTTGTCAGCAGAAGTTGCAGATGATAGAGCTCTCTTACAGGAATCAACTGAAATCATCTTCAGTGATGAGGATATGGAAGTGGGATGCCCTGACCACAGGAGGCCCCTTTACTTAGCCGCGTCTATAAATCAGATCCCCATCAAGAGAGCCTTGGTGGATACCGGCGCCTTAGTAAACCTGATACCGTTAAGCATCTTGCAGGCTACAGgaattttagaaagaaaaatccaaGGGTGCCCAATGGAAGTAATTGGGTTCGGAGGAAGCGGTGAATATACCGCCGGCCACATTCAGCTATGGTTAAAGGTGGGCCCTATAGCCTCTTTAGCCCGGTTTCATGTGGTAAAGACGGAGGTTTCATACCATGTGCTCCTAGGGAGGCCGTGGCTACACAAGCACCGGCTAGTACCATCCACTTACCACCAGTGCGTGAAAGGGAGGTTAAATGGCAAGATGATACGTATAGCGGCAAACCCATCGCCATTTAAGAAAGCGGAGGCTCATTTAGTAGAGACCAAGTTTTATGACCAGTGGGCACCATCTGGGGAAAGCTCAATATCAAAACCAAGAGGCACCTTTGTCCCTAGGTGGGAGGACGTTTGA